From one Henningerozyma blattae CBS 6284 chromosome 1, complete genome genomic stretch:
- the TBLA0A00300 gene encoding Zn(II)2Cys6 transcription factor domain-containing protein: MQRKLDSYSKRGCNQCKRAHTKCDEVRPICGRCNNRFINCDYSGRFKMKTIDAKRKFRDSTFNTMDGPKLSRNSSAVKGQETMFQTIRLDKRRVLFEKYDPLQKAPIPLPIPNKKSTISTFNKAATKLRGVSNDIVKANLLTQQNVIDFQNSPKTDTNIQYLETQNFIISTDTGKSGAFDTGTSSNSSTPNTDITKFENTFHFQNNFSSSTSHYLSYEIEAIVNESNNANDYVHDDKINGLLFIPQSDMLLLNVLNFDHDTKPLSSICYPSPLFPDNNEAVSIYETVYNFGMRPILETDPLLKTYIQNYSEIDVINSISLYNESFMAFCWKVIVANTADGILKISPAKNFIHHSESLWELMSQFPRIHQSSVYLVSTIFKKYYHRKKNSKMADIWDRYVRMPSLKICLNAINKLTDDWYVENNIIYMLLFSAYSLGTYDWGKSEGWRIHICEMIHCLQVISRWTKLGRPNFLKFEQSLNALYSIYVPWIMYLEKYALLLSNRGGTFYSVEDIEFLCDELYLKKDKKTNFVMVGGKYSLISGSVIEFDVLFKELHKFDAFVKERFPGKSIAGTHLLKLKLTNDDQKLTQEMFKIGLALQSKLTGISKELDYADMFKDIEDAHYKESLIKSNEVSILGLSIYIRYFLLNEDIDNEESIIYDLKKLLNMWTSISTDRDIGAITHWALVIGIEICLAMGNKKLFDSFLNAFKKCESTVKYHAIHRGVRKFKMIEECLSNGDFDGLLGRMFDLPFC, encoded by the coding sequence ATGCAAAGAAAACTAGATTCATACTCTAAACGAGGTTGCAATCAATGTAAGCGGGCTCATACGAAATGTGATGAAGTTCGTCCAATCTGCGGCAGATGCAATAATAGGTTCATAAACTGCGACTATAGTGGACGttttaaaatgaaaacTATTGATGCAAAACGAAAGTTCCGTGATTCAACTTTTAATACCATGGATGGACCTAAACTTTCACGAAATAGTAGCGCGGTTAAAGGCCAGGAAACTATGTTTCAAACAATTAGATTAGATAAAAGAAGAGTtttgtttgaaaaatatgatcCATTACAAAAGGCACCTATACCCCTACCGATACCTAATAAAAAGTCAACTATAAGTACTTTTAACAAGGCAGCAACTAAACTCCGAGGTGTCTCAAATGACATAGTTAAGGCCAATCTATTAACACAACAAAATGTAAtagattttcaaaattctcCCAAAACCGATActaatattcaatatttagaaacacaaaactttattatcaGCACTGATACTGGAAAGAGCGGCGCATTTGATACTGGcacttcttcaaattcaagtACTCCCAACACAGACATCACTAAGTTTGAAAATACTTtccattttcaaaataatttttcgtCTAGCACTAGTCATTACTTATCTTATGAGATTGAAGCTATTGTGAATGAATCTAATAATGCAAATGATTATGTCCatgatgataaaataaacggtcttttatttattcctCAAAGCGATATGCTATTATTAAAcgtattaaattttgatcaTGACACAAAACCATTATCCAGCATTTGCTATCCCTCACCATTATTTccagataataatgaagcAGTATCAATTTATGAGACTGTTTATAATTTTGGTATGAGGCCAATATTAGAAACTGATCCTCTACTTAAAACTTATATCCAGAATTACAGTGAAATAGACGTGATAAATTCTATATCCCTGTATAATGAATCATTTATGGCATTTTGTTGGAAAGTCATTGTTGCCAATACTGCAGATGGTATACTGAAAATATCTCCAGCAAAAAACTTTATTCATCATAGTGAATCTTTATGGGAATTGATGTCACAGTTTCCCAGGATTCATCAATCATCCGTATATTTGGTATCcacaatatttaaaaaatattaccatagaaaaaagaattcaaaaatgGCAGATATTTGGGATAGATATGTCCGAATGCCCAGCTTAAAAATATGTTTAAAtgcaattaataaattgacAGATGATTGGTATgtggaaaataatataatatatatgctACTGTTTTCAGCATATTCACTTGGTACTTATGATTGGGGTAAAAGTGAAGGATGGAGAATCCATATATGTGAGATGATTCATTGTTTACAAGTAATTAGTCGATGGACTAAATTGGGTAGGCCGAATTTTCTTAAGTTTGAACAATCATTAAATGCTctttattctatttatGTGCCATGGATTATgtatttggaaaaatatgCATTACTATTAAGTAATCGAGGCGGTACATTTTATTCCGttgaagatattgaatttctttGTGATGaactttatttaaaaaaagataagaAGACTAATTTTGTAATGGTTGGAGGAAAATATAGTTTGATATCTGGCTCtgttattgaatttgatgtATTGTTCAAAGAATTACATAAATTTGATGCGTTTGTAAAAGAACGGTTCCCAGGTAAAAGTATTGCAGGAACACATTTacttaaattaaaattaactaACGACGACCAAAAATTAACACAAGAGATGTTTAAAATAGGTTTGGCATTACAATCTAAGCTAACTggaatttcaaaagaattagatTACGCTGATATgtttaaagatattgaagatgCTCACTACAAGGAATCATTAATCAAGAGTAATGAGGTAAGTATTCTTGGATTGTCCATCTATATTCgttattttttacttaATGAAGATATAGACAATGAAGAATCGATAATatatgatttaaaaaagttattaAACATGTGGACCTCTATTTCAACTGATAGAGATATAGGAGCTATAACACATTGGGCTTTAGTAATTGGCATTGAAATTTGTCTAGCAATGGgcaataaaaaattatttgacaGTTTTTTGAAtgcatttaaaaaatgtgAATCAACTGTAAAATATCATGCAATTCATAGAGGGGTTAGAAAATTCAAGATGATCGAAGAATGCTTGTCAAATGGAGATTTTGACGGCCTTCTCGGCCGAATGTTTGATTTGCCattttgttaa
- the CHL1 gene encoding DNA helicase (similar to Saccharomyces cerevisiae CHL1 (YPL008W); ancestral locus Anc_8.81) codes for MSVSQQPHTNANTNSTPHAQPQQNAYGHPFHPYDIQLQLMTFLYDSLFLEKKVLIVESPTGTGKTLSLICSTLTYLRDIKPDLIINHSTSTTKKNIPSANNTKEEQSSDEFSDFDSDDEPDWVKESYRNSIIDDKIRLIKDYETLLQDLSLSSSKEQILYNLDSTSNKTTKRRKLDSNKNKNKNRPQISVAIDEKDLLLEDYHSNNELNQGDDDIGDATNSNTQGTSLSKEISSLLNKLNSTNDEMEIEKNNQLSQSTNFINPIKIYFTSRTHSQLNQFASQLDLINSKFKSSFEKFDITKEKIKYLPLASRKQLCINSKITSKYNTVESINEACIDLINSKEGCPYYENYKLVQNQSNFTNHLFTSIHDIEDMFQLGKSLKTCPYYTSKTSIENSEIITLPYQYLLSQSTRLSLNIDLKDSIVIIDEAHNLIDTINSIYSSKILLSDLIKIKTGLNSYLKKFKLKLNPGNRINLLKILKLANILIEFILYYPKDSKNIKIDPMDFFEGSNADILNIHKLQKYIKISKISYKIEAFIQNSNANNSNIANSPSTTSPVLFKLSKFLSSLSNPSNEGQFFIDLKENSINYMLLEPFHPFQSIINDAKCIILAGGTMEPINDFVDNLLINIPKGQISTFACNHIIPDDYLTTFIINNPIFDFTFAKRSNLNLINNELFNFFIKLSNQTPKNGGIVAFFPNYDYLKLIIDNWQKINIFDKIDKNIRPIFFETKDGPDILQDYITSVENSSKIASKLGAGILFSIVGGKLSEGINFQDNLCRAVVMVGLPYPNIFSNEMLIKKNHLKDKILKNGGTINQVNEKTKLFYENICMKAVNQSVGRAIRHKDDFANIYLLDRRYATDAIKLKLSNWVRKRVIISSKIDEVMHQTNLFFKKKR; via the coding sequence atgTCAGTTTCGCAACAACCACACACGAATGCTAACACGAATTCGACACCTCATGCACAGCCACAACAGAATGCCTATGGTCACCCATTCCATCCATACGACATTCAATTACAATTGATGACTTTCCTCTATGACTCGTTGttcttggaaaaaaaagtgttGATTGTTGAATCACCAACGGGGACAGGCAAAACGTTATCTTTGATATGCTCGACTTTAACTTATTTGAGAGATATTAAGCCCGATTTGATCATTAACCATTCGACAAgtacaacaaaaaaaaatataccaagtgctaataatactaaagAAGAACAAAGCTCTGATGAATTTAGTGATTTTGATTCGGATGATGAGCCGGATTGGGTGAAAGAGTCATATAGAAACAGCATAATAGACGACAAGATTAGACttattaaagattatgAGACCCTATTGCAAGATTTATCACTGAGCTCTTCCAAGGAACAAATATTGTATAACTTGGATTCCACTTCGAACAAGACAAcgaaaagaagaaaattggatagtaataaaaataaaaataaaaatagacCGCAAATATCCGTTGCCATTGATGAAAAAGATCTCTTGTTAGAAGATTATCATTCTAACAATGAATTGAACCAAGGCGATGATGATATTGGTGATGCtactaattcaaatacacAAGGCACTTCATTATCTAAAGAAATCTcctcattattaaataaattaaactccactaatgatgaaatggaaattgaaaaaaataaccaATTATCTCAATCGACCAATTTTATCAATCcaatcaaaatttatttcacTTCAAGAACTCATTCACAATTGAATCAATTCGCTTCACAATtggatttaattaattccaaatttaaatcttcttTTGAGAAATTTGATATTACCAAggagaaaattaaatatttacccCTAGCATCAAGAAAACAATTATGTATTAACTCTAAAATCActtcaaaatataacacAGTGGAATCTATTAATGAAGCTTgtattgatttaattaattccaAAGAAGGTTGCCCCTattatgaaaattataaattagtTCAAAATCAATCGAATTTTACTAatcatttatttacttCAATTCATGATATAGAAGATATGTTCCAACTGggtaaatctttaaaaacaTGTCCTTATTATACTTCCAAGACTTCTATAGAGAATTCGGAAATTATCACATTACCGTACCAATATCTTTTATCACAATCAACAAGattatctttaaatatcGATTTAAAGGATTCCATTGTAATAATCGATGAAGCTCATAATCTTATAGATAcaataaattctatttactCTTCCAAGATCCTTCTCTcagatttaattaaaattaaaactggtctaaattcatatttgaaaaaatttaaattgaaGTTAAACCCGGGAAATAGAATTAATCTattgaagattttaaaattagcaAACATCTTGATAgaatttattctttattatccCAAggattcaaaaaatattaaaattgatcCAATGGATTTTTTCGAAGGTTCAAATGCagacattttaaatattcataaattacaaaaatatatcaaaatttcTAAGATATCATACAAGATTGAAgcatttattcaaaattctaatgcaaataattcaaacaTAGCCAACTCCCCTTCTACTACTTCACcagttttatttaaattatcaaaatttttatcttcacTTTCAAATCCTTCTAATGAAGGTCAATTCTTTATCGATTTAAAGGAAAATTCCATAAATTATATGTTGTTAGAACCTTTCCATCCTTTCCAATCAATCATTAATGATGCAAAATGCATTATTTTAGCAGGTGGGACCATGGAACCCATCAATGATTTTGTCGATAatctattaattaatattccaAAAGGTCAAATATCGACTTTTGCATGTAATCATATAATCCCAGACGATTATTTAACtacttttattataaataatccTATTTTTGATTTCACTTTTGCCAAGagatcaaatttaaatttaattaacaatgaattattcaattttttcattaaattatcCAATCAAACTCCCAAGAATGGTGGAATTGTAGCATTTTTCCCaaattatgattatttaaaattaattattgataaCTGGCAAaagattaatattttcGATAAAATtgacaaaaatattagaccaattttttttgaaacaaaAGATGGGCCGGATATTTTACAAGATTATATAACCTCAGTagaaaattcttcaaaaattgCTTCTAAACTAGGTGCTGGGATCTTGTTTTCCATTGTAGGAGGTAAATTGTCTGAAGGTATCAATTTTCAAGATAATTTATGTCGTGCTGTAGTAATGGTTGGGTTACCATATCCAAATATCTTTAGTAATGAAATgctaattaaaaaaaatcatttaaaggataaaattttgaaaaatggcGGAACAATTAATCAAGTTAATGAAAAGACAAAATTATTctatgaaaatatttgtatgaAAGCAGTTAATCAAAGTGTTGGGAGAGCGATTAGACATAAAGATGATTTtgcaaatatttatcttttagaTAGACGATATGCCACCGATGCAATAAAGTTGAAACTATCAAATTGGGTTAGAAAAAGAGTCATAATTTCAAGTAAAATTGATGAGGTTATGCATCAgactaatttattttttaagaaaaaaagataa
- the TBLA0A00320 gene encoding uncharacterized protein (similar to Saccharomyces cerevisiae YPL014W; ancestral locus Anc_8.80), with product MGSVVSGSSSNESLLDSSFQLLAPTPLKGFSGLPYLASNNNNNSTGNINGNGSSNSNNFVISIATTPSAINKSIINTNSITNSNSRSKSRSSSILLSNNNLGADSNFNITPILTPSNSLLFNNNNCTNNNNNDTQSLSSLPASSNINNYCITASAPSSINEQLRRTPMNKTPLYASTGSISNNISLIDLYSGVMTPRPNSIAPSLERSNSAFSSRSNSSVSEHLNGSSSLNGPITISPKFLDLLLKNYQEIVADPTITPFDPSNPPPNILTKVTKLSLKMAINKKLDTGLTNFNSVNQISNISLISINNTLLKEVRKDGYFSRNNSVCSFSIPLSFNLNNNNLNNSNNTDNVSPLISTSLTPLKLSNNIPIDHFSNQQYLFPTPTTITTLNTANDSNPATPTIIRQPIPKNITNDLLSCNNNTDTQANSNKSSSEQSSLEQPPSFIFD from the coding sequence ATGGGTTCTGTGGTTTCCGGTTCTTCTTCCAATGAATCCTTACTAGATTCGTCGTTCCAATTACTAGCTCCAACTCCGTTAAAAGGGTTTTCTGGATTGCCCTATTTGgcttctaataataacaataatagcACCGGCAACATCAACGGTAATGGAAGTAGTAATAGTAACAATTTCGTCATTTCTATTGCCACAACACCGTCTGCCATCAACAAGTCAATCATCAATACAAATTCTATCACAAATTCAAACTCAAGGTCAAAGAGTAGATCTAGTAGCATTCTATTAAGTAACAATAACTTGGGTGCCGATAGTAATTTCAACATCACTCCTATCCTAACACCTTCAAACTCCCTGCTattcaacaacaataactgtaccaacaataataataacgatACACAATCCCTATCCTCATTACCTGCATCttccaatattaataattattgcATAACCGCTTCAGCACCAAGCTCGATAAATGAACAATTGAGAAGAACTCCCATGAACAAGACTCCATTATACGCCTCTACCGGTTCTATCTCTAATAACATTTCTTTGATAGATTTATATTCCGGGGTAATGACCCCTAGACCGAATTCAATTGCTCCCTCCCTTGAAAGATCAAATAGTGCCTTTTCATCAAGAAGTAATAGTTCTGTCTCTGAACATCTAAACGGTTCCTCTTCCTTAAATGGCCCTATAACGATCTCTCCTAAATTCCTggatttattattgaaaaattatcaagaaaTTGTGGCAGATCCAACTATAACTCCCTTTGACCCATCAAATCCGCCTCCAAATATCTTGACTAAAGTGacaaaattatcattaaagatggcaatcaataaaaaactGGATACTGGGTTAACAAATTTCAACTCAGTTAAccaaatatcaaatatttcgCTTATaagtattaataataccttattaaaagaagttAGAAAAGATGGTTATTTCTCAAGAAATAATTCTGTTTGTTCATTTTCTATCccattatcatttaatttaaataataataatttgaataattcgAATAATACAGATAATGTTTCACCTTTAATATCCACATCGTTGACTCCATTGAAGTTATCTAACAATATCCCAATAGATCACTTTTCAAACCAACAATATCTTTTTCCAACAccaacaacaataacaacCCTTAATACTGCGAATGATAGTAACCCTGCCACTCCAACTATAATTAGACAACCAATAcccaaaaatattacaaatgatttattatcatgTAACAATAATACAGATACCCAAGCAAATTCAAACAAATCTTCTTCAGAACAATCTTCTTTAGAACAACCTccttcttttattttcgactaa